A genome region from Vulpes lagopus strain Blue_001 chromosome 7, ASM1834538v1, whole genome shotgun sequence includes the following:
- the ALDH1B1 gene encoding aldehyde dehydrogenase X, mitochondrial codes for MLRFLAPRLLCLRGRTAPYSSAAALPSPILNPDIRYNQLFINNEWQDAASKKTFPTVNPTTGEVIGHVAEGDRADVDRAVKAAREAFRLGSPWRRMDASERGRLLNRLADLVERDRVYLASLETLDNGKPFQESYALDLDEVIKVYRYFAGWADKWHGKTIPMDGEHFCFTRHEPVGVCGQIIPWNFPLVMQGWKLAPALATGNTVVMKVAEQTPLSALYLASLIKEAGFPPGVVNIVTGYGPTAGAAIARHMDIDKVAFTGSTEVGHLIQKAAGDSNLKRVTLELGGKSPSVVLADADMEHAVAQCHEALFFNMGQCCCAGSRTFVQESIYDEFLERTVEKAKQRRVGNPFELDTQQGPQVDKEQFERILNYISLGQKEGARLLCGGERFGDRGFFIKPTVFGDVQDDMKIAREEIFGPVQPLFKFKKIEEVIERANNTRYGLAAAVFTQDLDKAMYFTQALQAGTVWVNTYNIITCHTPFGGFKESGNGRELGEDGLKAYTEVKTVTIKIPQKNS; via the coding sequence ATGCTGCGCTTCCTGGCGCCCCGGTTGCTTTGCCTCCGTGGCAGGACCGCCCCCTACTCTTCCGCAGCAGCCCTTCCAAGCCCCATCCTGAACCCGGACATCCGCTACAACCAGCTGTTCATCAACAATGAGTGGCAAGACGCAGCCAGCAAGAAGACCTTCCCGACAGTCAACCCCACCACAGGAGAGGTCATTGGCCATGTGGCTGAAGGGGACCGGGCTGACGTGGACCGGGCAGTGAAAGCAGCCCGCGAGGCCTTCCGCCTGGGGTCTCCGTGGCGCCGGATGGATGCCTCAGAGCGGGGCCGCCTGCTGAACCGCCTGGCCGACCTCGTGGAGCGGGATCGCGTCTACCTGGCCTCACTGGAGACTTTGGACAACGGGAAGCCTTTCCAGGAGTCTTACGCCTTGGACCTGGATGAGGTCATCAAGGTGTACCGGTACTTTGCTGGCTGGGCCGACAAGTGGCACGGCAAGACCATCCCCATGGATGGCGAGCACTTCTGCTTCACCCGGCATGAGCCGGTTGGTGTCTGTGGCCAGATAATCCCCTGGAACTTCCCCTTGGTCATGCAGGGCTGGAAGCTCGCCCCAGCGCTCGCCACTGGCAACACCGTGGTCATGAAAGTGGCGGAGCAGACCCCCCTTTCCGCCCTGTACCTGGCCTCCCTCATCAAAGAGGCGGGCTTTCCCCCGGGGGTGGTCAACATCGTCACCGGCTACGGCCCCACGGCAGGTGCAGCCATCGCCCGGCACATGGATATCGACAAAGTTGCCTTCACCGGCTCTACGGAGGTGGGCCACCTGATCCAGAAGGCGGCCGGCGACTCCAACCTGAAGAGGGTCACCCTGGAGCTGGGCGGGAAGAGCCCCAGCGTCGTGTTGGCCGACGCTGACATGGAGCACGCCGTGGCGCAGTGCCACGAAGCCCTGTTCTTCAACATGGGCCAGTGCTGCTGTGCCGGCTCCCGGACCTTCGTCCAAGAATCCATCTATGATGAATTTCTGGAGCGAACCGTGGAGAAGGCTAAGCAGAGAAGAGTCGGGAACCCCTTTGAGCTGGACACCCAGCAGGGGCCCCAGGTGGACAAGGAGCAGTTTGAACGAATCCTGAACTACATCTCGCTCGGCCAGAAGGAGGGGGCCAGACTGCTGTGCGGCGGGGAGCGTTTTGGGGATCGCGGTTTTTTCATCAAGCCCACAGTCTTTGGTGATGTGCAGGATGACATGAAGATCGCCAGAGAGGAGATCTTTGGGCCCGTGCAGcccttatttaaattcaagaagATAGAGGAGGTGATCGAGAGGGCCAACAACACCAGGTACGGCTTGGCTGCTGCCGTGTTCACCCAGGACCTGGACAAGGCCATGTACTTCACGCAGGCGCTCCAGGCTGGCACGGTGTGGGTAAACACCTACAACATTATCACCTGCCACACGCCCTTCGGAGGGTTTAAGGAATCTGGCAATGGGCGGGAACTGGGGGAGGATGGGCTTAAGGCTTACACGGAGGTGAAGACAGTTACCATCAAGATTCCGCAAAAGAACTCGTAA